A genomic stretch from Antarcticibacterium flavum includes:
- a CDS encoding DUF5687 family protein — protein MYKRLVLLEWKAFFRSASVGKSIGLKILMVFLALYFATLFLFTGIGLYPLIQKYFPGEDPITVANRFVLLWLLAELSIRFFLQTLPILDIKPLLVLPVLKRKVVNFVLIKSFFSFFNFLPLLVIIPFGLFNIYKDEYNATAVISWMIALWGLSLAVNFTNFIIKKKFTENLKALLPVALGIAALGVLDYLGILDISGSFGSLLDQILIYNWAAVIPILMVAALYIWNRINLERKFFLDAHLKERTSNANTREFTWTRRFGDIAPYLQQDLKMIWRNKRPKTTIYMSLLLLGYGMFIYPQDIYLDMPAFYVFVGIFITGIFMINFGQFIPAWDASHYPLIMAQNIPVKKYLEAKAGLITFSVVVLAILATPYIYYGWRIFFLNLVCAVYNIGVNIPILLYAGSFNRKRIDLDKSPFMNYQGMGAAQWLVGLPLLILPVLLFWIFYKFISFECGVAVLLGLGLLGLILRNRILEFIAQVYRRKKYAMIEGFKQTGE, from the coding sequence ATGTACAAGAGGTTAGTCTTACTGGAGTGGAAAGCCTTTTTTAGATCGGCCAGTGTTGGCAAGAGCATCGGGCTTAAGATACTCATGGTTTTCCTGGCATTGTATTTTGCCACCCTTTTTCTATTTACAGGGATTGGCCTGTATCCCCTCATCCAGAAATATTTCCCGGGAGAAGATCCCATAACAGTGGCAAATCGTTTTGTCCTGCTTTGGTTACTCGCAGAGCTTTCTATAAGATTCTTTTTACAAACCCTGCCCATACTGGATATTAAACCCCTGTTGGTACTTCCTGTACTTAAACGGAAGGTTGTGAATTTTGTACTTATAAAATCCTTTTTTTCTTTCTTTAACTTTCTTCCGCTTTTGGTGATCATTCCTTTTGGACTATTTAATATCTATAAGGATGAATACAATGCAACGGCGGTAATTTCCTGGATGATTGCCCTGTGGGGATTATCCCTGGCTGTTAATTTCACCAATTTTATTATTAAGAAGAAATTTACTGAAAACCTAAAGGCCCTTCTTCCTGTAGCATTGGGGATCGCGGCTTTAGGTGTACTGGATTATTTGGGCATTTTGGATATTTCTGGCAGCTTTGGCAGCTTGCTTGATCAAATCCTTATTTATAACTGGGCCGCCGTGATCCCAATCCTTATGGTAGCTGCTCTTTACATCTGGAATCGTATCAACCTTGAAAGGAAGTTTTTCCTTGATGCACATTTGAAGGAAAGGACCAGCAATGCCAATACCCGGGAATTTACGTGGACGAGGCGGTTTGGCGATATTGCTCCTTACCTGCAACAGGATCTTAAGATGATATGGAGGAACAAAAGGCCAAAAACAACTATATACATGTCACTTTTGCTTCTTGGGTATGGAATGTTCATATATCCCCAGGATATCTATTTGGATATGCCTGCCTTTTATGTTTTTGTAGGCATCTTTATCACGGGCATATTTATGATAAATTTTGGCCAGTTCATCCCGGCCTGGGACGCCTCTCATTATCCCCTTATTATGGCCCAGAATATCCCGGTTAAAAAATATCTTGAGGCAAAAGCCGGGCTCATCACGTTTAGCGTGGTAGTTCTTGCAATACTTGCCACCCCTTATATTTATTATGGATGGCGTATATTTTTCCTGAATTTGGTATGTGCCGTATATAATATCGGCGTAAATATCCCCATTTTGCTCTACGCAGGTTCGTTTAACAGGAAGCGTATAGACCTGGATAAAAGCCCATTTATGAATTACCAGGGAATGGGTGCGGCCCAGTGGTTGGTTGGCCTGCCGCTCCTTATATTGCCGGTCCTCCTTTTCTGGATCTTTTACAAGTTTATATCCTTTGAGTGTGGCGTCGCCGTGTTATTGGGATTAGGGTTACTGGGGTTGATCTTAAGGAATCGCATTTTGGAATTTATAGCACAAGTATATAGAAGAAAAAAATACGCTATGATAGAGGGATTCAAGCAAACAGGAGAATAA
- a CDS encoding ferredoxin--NADP reductase: MSQFYPLKIKEVIRETTEAVSLSFEIPVDLEEVFNYKAGQYITLRTNLEGKEIRRAYSLCSAPGTGEFKVTVKEVEGGKFSVLANNILKAGDILEVHPPEGKFIFEPASRSNTYAAFAAGSGITPVLSIIKTVLNREPGSNFILVYGNKSTENTIFYKELLELQAKFPERLFIEFIYSRTREENAQFGRIETSTVNYVLKNKFKDSSIETFYLCGPEEMITNVKTILLENGIKEENILFELFTTEGTGAVETGVEGQVELTITVDDEETTFTMDSKETVLDAALEHDLDVPYSCQGGICSSCIARITEGKAEMRKNQILTDSEIAEGLILTCQAQALTPTLKVDYDDV; this comes from the coding sequence ATGAGTCAATTTTATCCTTTAAAGATAAAAGAAGTTATACGGGAAACCACCGAAGCCGTAAGTTTATCTTTCGAGATCCCTGTAGATCTTGAAGAGGTTTTTAATTATAAAGCGGGACAATACATTACCCTCAGGACAAACCTGGAAGGAAAAGAAATAAGAAGGGCCTATTCCTTATGTTCGGCACCTGGAACCGGGGAATTCAAAGTCACCGTTAAGGAAGTTGAAGGTGGAAAGTTCTCTGTGCTTGCCAATAATATTCTAAAGGCAGGGGACATCCTTGAAGTTCATCCACCAGAGGGGAAATTTATCTTTGAACCTGCCAGCAGGTCAAATACATATGCTGCTTTTGCGGCCGGAAGCGGGATCACACCTGTATTATCCATTATAAAAACAGTGCTCAACCGCGAACCGGGGAGCAATTTTATTCTTGTATACGGGAATAAATCAACAGAGAATACGATTTTTTATAAGGAACTGCTCGAACTGCAGGCAAAATTTCCGGAGAGGCTTTTTATTGAATTCATTTACAGCCGTACACGGGAAGAAAATGCACAATTTGGACGTATTGAGACCAGTACCGTTAATTACGTGCTAAAAAATAAGTTCAAGGACTCTTCCATAGAGACCTTTTACCTTTGTGGCCCGGAGGAGATGATCACAAATGTGAAGACCATACTTTTAGAGAATGGGATTAAAGAGGAAAATATTCTTTTTGAATTATTTACTACTGAAGGTACGGGAGCGGTAGAGACTGGTGTGGAAGGCCAGGTAGAGTTAACCATCACGGTAGATGATGAGGAAACCACCTTTACAATGGACAGTAAGGAAACCGTTCTTGATGCAGCTTTGGAGCACGATCTGGATGTCCCTTATTCCTGCCAGGGAGGTATTTGCAGCAGTTGTATAGCCAGGATTACCGAAGGTAAAGCTGAGATGCGCAAAAACCAGATCCTTACTGACAGTGAGATAGCTGAAGGGCTTATTCTTACGTGCCAGGCGCAGGCTCTTACGCCTACCCTAAAGGTAGATTATGATGATGTTTAG
- a CDS encoding glycosyltransferase family 9 protein, with the protein MSGNRSTGGASRNSPSNSRDKKEHILVIRLSAMGDVAMLVPVLRVVTATYPHLKITVLTRKFFAPLFKGIPNVEVYDADVTGVHAGVIGLGKLAQELRDLEITAVADMHDVLRSNILKTVFCFYGLTVKQINKGRTEKKELTAFNNKVFKQLRSTHQRYADVFSHLRYPINLEDHSYPEKQKLSPNTREITGKDLKKWVGIAPYAQHDSKVYPEDLLMQVLEDLEKDPNMKIFLFGGGKAEKQKLDQIAGNYKNTISLAGRLTFEEELALISNLDIMLSMDSGNAHLAAMYGIPVVSLWGVTHPFAGFKPFGQPMENSLFPDLHKYPAIPTSIYGNKVPVGYEEVMRTIAPQKVVEKIKNPLLPVGKT; encoded by the coding sequence ATGAGCGGCAATCGATCTACCGGCGGTGCTTCCCGAAATTCTCCCAGCAATTCCCGGGATAAAAAGGAGCACATCCTGGTAATTCGCCTCTCGGCCATGGGAGATGTGGCAATGCTGGTGCCTGTGCTAAGGGTAGTCACAGCCACATATCCGCATTTAAAGATCACAGTCCTTACCCGGAAGTTTTTTGCACCTCTCTTCAAAGGGATCCCCAACGTTGAGGTTTATGATGCCGATGTCACCGGAGTTCACGCCGGGGTCATAGGCCTTGGTAAACTTGCCCAGGAATTAAGGGATCTGGAAATAACAGCGGTGGCAGATATGCACGATGTGCTGCGAAGCAATATCCTTAAAACCGTATTTTGTTTTTACGGTCTTACTGTAAAGCAAATCAACAAGGGAAGGACAGAGAAAAAGGAACTTACAGCATTTAATAATAAGGTTTTTAAACAACTTAGGTCTACACATCAAAGGTATGCCGATGTTTTCTCTCACCTTAGATACCCTATAAACCTGGAGGACCATTCCTATCCTGAAAAGCAAAAGTTATCACCCAACACCCGGGAGATCACCGGCAAAGACTTAAAAAAATGGGTGGGCATTGCACCTTATGCCCAGCATGATTCAAAAGTGTATCCTGAGGATCTTTTGATGCAGGTGCTGGAAGACCTTGAGAAGGATCCAAATATGAAGATATTTCTTTTTGGCGGAGGGAAAGCCGAGAAGCAGAAGCTGGACCAAATAGCGGGGAATTACAAAAACACGATCTCTCTGGCCGGCAGGCTTACTTTTGAAGAAGAGCTGGCTTTAATTTCCAATCTGGATATAATGCTTTCAATGGACAGTGGCAATGCGCATCTTGCAGCCATGTACGGGATCCCGGTGGTTTCGCTGTGGGGAGTGACACATCCATTTGCCGGTTTTAAACCATTTGGGCAGCCTATGGAAAATAGTCTTTTTCCAGACCTACATAAATATCCTGCGATTCCCACCTCGATTTATGGTAATAAGGTGCCTGTTGGTTATGAGGAGGTGATGAGGACCATCGCGCCCCAAAAGGTTGTGGAGAAGATTAAAAATCCACTTCTGCCTGTTGGTAAGACATAA
- a CDS encoding DUF4254 domain-containing protein: MFSDKANQIFQEVIEKYHEINSVEQPFENPYDRENELLEHLLYRKCWIDTVQWHYEDIIRDPNIDPEAALKLKRQIDASNQDRTDTVEYIDSYFLEKYKDVTPKEDATINTESPAWGIDRLSILALKIYHMNEEANREDASQEHQMKCQAKLDVLLEQRVDLSTAINQLLEDISKGDKYMKVYRQMKMYNDEELNPVLRKK, translated from the coding sequence ATGTTTTCAGATAAAGCAAACCAGATATTCCAAGAAGTAATAGAGAAATACCACGAGATAAACAGCGTGGAGCAGCCTTTCGAGAATCCCTATGACAGGGAGAACGAGCTGCTGGAGCATTTGCTGTACCGCAAATGCTGGATAGACACTGTACAGTGGCATTATGAAGATATCATTCGTGATCCCAATATAGATCCTGAAGCGGCTCTTAAACTTAAAAGGCAAATAGATGCCTCCAACCAGGACCGTACAGATACGGTAGAATATATTGACAGCTATTTCCTGGAAAAATACAAGGATGTTACTCCAAAGGAAGATGCCACGATAAATACTGAAAGTCCCGCCTGGGGGATTGACAGGCTTTCTATCCTCGCCCTTAAGATATATCATATGAATGAGGAGGCCAACAGGGAGGATGCCAGCCAGGAGCATCAAATGAAATGCCAGGCAAAACTTGATGTGTTACTGGAACAAAGGGTAGACCTCTCAACAGCTATCAATCAATTACTTGAGGATATAAGCAAAGGCGATAAGTATATGAAGGTCTACCGCCAAATGAAGATGTATAACGACGAGGAGCTTAACCCTGTTCTGCGGAAAAAATAA
- a CDS encoding DNA adenine methylase yields the protein MNYIGSKHKLAGFIRSTVEEVMGLDLTGKVFCDLFAGTGIVGRSFKPLVKKVLANDIEYYSYALLKNYIGNNRELNFKERIEELNNLPGREGFIFKHYAEGGEEGRLYFSAENARKIDAARIKLEDWRETSVIEEDLYYFLLASVIESADKVANTASVYGAYLKKLKPSAIKDLQILPAHFEIAGDGHKVYREDANDLIERIEGDILYLDPPYNARQYGANYHLLNTIAKYDTFVPKGKTGLRDYYKSSYCRTGEVRDSFENLIRSANFSYIFLSYNNEGLMPAEEIKKIMQQYGKYDLVTKDYQRFKADKTENRNHTATATTEYLHILEKNQ from the coding sequence GTTTTATTCGCTCCACCGTAGAGGAGGTTATGGGGCTGGACCTTACAGGAAAAGTATTTTGTGACCTCTTTGCGGGTACGGGTATTGTGGGCCGTAGTTTTAAGCCATTGGTAAAAAAAGTACTGGCCAATGATATCGAATATTACAGCTATGCATTGCTTAAAAATTATATTGGAAATAATCGGGAGTTAAATTTTAAAGAGAGGATTGAAGAATTAAACAATTTGCCCGGCAGGGAAGGATTTATTTTTAAGCACTATGCTGAAGGAGGAGAGGAAGGAAGGCTTTATTTTTCTGCTGAAAATGCACGCAAGATCGATGCTGCGAGGATAAAACTGGAGGATTGGCGTGAAACATCTGTCATCGAGGAAGATCTTTATTATTTTCTGCTGGCTTCTGTTATTGAAAGTGCAGATAAAGTGGCCAATACAGCATCGGTTTACGGGGCTTACCTCAAGAAATTAAAACCTTCAGCAATAAAAGATTTGCAGATCCTTCCCGCCCATTTTGAGATCGCAGGAGATGGCCATAAGGTTTACCGGGAAGATGCCAACGATCTTATTGAGCGCATTGAAGGTGATATCCTGTATTTAGACCCACCTTACAATGCCCGGCAATACGGAGCAAACTACCATTTGCTTAATACTATTGCAAAATATGATACCTTTGTACCTAAAGGAAAAACAGGCCTAAGGGACTATTATAAGTCATCATATTGCAGAACCGGGGAGGTGAGGGACTCCTTTGAAAACCTCATTAGATCTGCAAATTTCAGCTATATTTTCCTTAGTTACAATAATGAGGGCTTAATGCCTGCGGAAGAAATTAAAAAAATCATGCAGCAGTACGGGAAATACGACCTGGTAACCAAAGACTATCAGCGTTTTAAAGCAGATAAGACAGAGAACAGGAATCACACAGCTACTGCTACGACCGAATATTTACACATCCTAGAAAAAAATCAATAG